One window of Kosakonia cowanii JCM 10956 = DSM 18146 genomic DNA carries:
- the lpxK gene encoding tetraacyldisaccharide 4'-kinase yields MIARIWSGESPLWLLLLPLSWLYGLVSGAIRFAYRIGLKKAWRAPVPVVVVGNLTAGGNGKTPVVIWLVEQLQQLGIRVGVVSRGYGGKADRYPLLLTPETSTAQAGDEPVLIYQRTGAPVAVSPDRCEAVNALLSQHPLQLIVTDDGLQHYRLARDKEIVVVDGVRRFGNGWWLPAGPMRERASRLKSVDAVIANGGTPQTGEIAMRLRPGLAVNLLTGERRTVNELGQIVAMAGIGHPPRFFATLAECGATLKRSVALADHQALAQKDVDALLQPGETLVMTEKDAVKCRPFAQANWWYLPVDAELAGDAAEKLLLDLLTLVR; encoded by the coding sequence ATGATCGCGCGCATCTGGTCCGGTGAATCCCCGCTGTGGCTGTTGCTGCTGCCGCTCTCCTGGCTCTATGGCCTGGTGAGTGGCGCAATCCGGTTTGCTTATCGTATCGGATTAAAAAAAGCCTGGCGCGCCCCGGTGCCAGTGGTCGTTGTCGGTAACCTGACGGCGGGCGGCAATGGTAAAACGCCAGTGGTTATCTGGCTGGTCGAGCAGCTACAGCAGCTCGGTATCCGCGTGGGAGTGGTCTCGCGCGGCTACGGGGGTAAGGCCGATCGCTATCCGCTGCTGTTGACGCCTGAAACGTCAACAGCGCAGGCGGGGGATGAGCCGGTGCTGATTTATCAGCGTACCGGCGCGCCGGTGGCGGTTTCGCCTGACAGATGTGAAGCGGTCAACGCTTTATTGTCGCAGCATCCGCTGCAGCTGATCGTTACCGACGATGGTTTACAACACTATCGGCTGGCGCGTGATAAAGAGATTGTGGTGGTAGACGGCGTGCGGCGCTTCGGCAATGGCTGGTGGCTGCCGGCGGGGCCGATGCGTGAACGCGCGTCGCGCCTGAAAAGCGTCGATGCCGTGATCGCCAACGGCGGTACGCCGCAGACGGGTGAAATCGCCATGCGTTTGCGTCCAGGTCTGGCGGTCAATCTGCTGACGGGCGAGCGCCGTACGGTAAACGAGCTTGGCCAGATTGTCGCGATGGCGGGAATTGGCCACCCTCCGCGCTTTTTCGCCACCCTTGCTGAGTGTGGCGCAACGCTTAAGCGCAGCGTGGCGCTGGCGGATCACCAGGCGCTGGCACAGAAGGATGTTGACGCGCTGCTTCAGCCCGGTGAAACGCTGGTGATGACGGAAAAAGATGCCGTTAAATGTCGTCCATTTGCGCAGGCTAACTGGTGGTATCTGCCGGTTGATGCCGAGCTTGCGGGCGATGCGGCCGAAAAATTATTGCTGGATCTGCTCACACTGGTGCGCTGA
- a CDS encoding Trm112 family protein encodes MDHRLLEIIACPVCNGKLNYTQDKQELICKVDSLAFPVREGIPVLLETEARALTPEESRP; translated from the coding sequence ATGGATCACCGTTTACTCGAAATAATTGCCTGCCCGGTCTGCAACGGCAAACTCAACTACACCCAGGATAAGCAGGAGCTGATCTGCAAAGTCGACAGCCTGGCTTTCCCGGTACGCGAAGGCATTCCTGTGCTGCTGGAAACCGAAGCCCGCGCGTTAACCCCAGAAGAGAGCCGTCCATGA
- the elyC gene encoding envelope biogenesis factor ElyC translates to MLFTLKKIVGGLMLPLPLLLLVIGAGIALVWFSRWQKTGKVFISVGWLLLLLLSIQPVADRLLKPIEESYPTWHGSERVQYIVVLGGGYTWNDAWAPSSNLISNSLPRLNEGIRLWRANPGAKMIFTGAAAKTNPVSTAEAGARVAESLGVPRSDIITLDQPKDTEEEASAVKQAIGDAPFLLVTSASHLPRAMIFFQHVGLKPLPAPANQLAIDSPLNPWERVIPSPVWLMHSDRVGYETLGRIWQWLKGSSGQPGEQ, encoded by the coding sequence GTGCTTTTCACACTGAAAAAAATCGTTGGTGGCCTGATGCTGCCGTTACCCCTTTTACTTTTGGTTATCGGGGCCGGAATTGCGCTGGTCTGGTTTAGCCGCTGGCAGAAAACCGGCAAGGTGTTTATCAGCGTCGGCTGGCTTTTACTGCTGCTTTTAAGCATCCAGCCGGTGGCGGATCGCCTGCTGAAACCGATAGAAGAGAGCTACCCGACCTGGCACGGTAGCGAGCGGGTGCAGTATATCGTTGTGCTGGGCGGTGGTTATACGTGGAATGACGCCTGGGCGCCAAGTTCGAACCTGATTAGTAACAGCTTGCCGCGGCTTAATGAAGGTATCCGCTTATGGCGGGCTAATCCCGGTGCAAAAATGATCTTTACCGGCGCGGCGGCCAAAACCAACCCGGTAAGCACCGCAGAAGCGGGCGCCAGGGTTGCCGAGAGCCTCGGCGTGCCGCGCAGCGATATCATCACCCTTGATCAGCCTAAGGATACCGAAGAGGAAGCGTCTGCGGTGAAACAGGCTATCGGCGATGCACCTTTCCTGCTGGTGACCTCCGCGTCGCATCTGCCGAGAGCAATGATCTTCTTCCAGCACGTTGGGTTAAAACCGCTGCCTGCGCCGGCAAACCAGCTGGCCATCGACTCACCGCTTAACCCGTGGGAGCGTGTGATCCCTTCCCCGGTCTGGCTGATGCACAGTGACCGGGTGGGTTATGAGACGCTGGGACGCATCTGGCAGTGGCTAAAAGGGAGTTCAGGCCAGCCAGGGGAGCAGTGA
- the kdsB gene encoding 3-deoxy-manno-octulosonate cytidylyltransferase — MSFVVIIPARYASTRLPGKPLVDINGKPMVVHVLERARESGAERIIVATDNEEVREAVQAVGGEVCMTRADHQSGTERLAEVVEKCGFSDETVIVNVQGDEPMIPPAIIRQVADNLAARRDVGMATLAVPIESAEEAFNPNAVKVVMDAQGYALYFSRATIPWDRDRFAASRETIGDSFLRHIGIYGYRAGFIRRYVSWQTSPLEQIEMLEQLRVLWYGERIHVDVASVVPGTGVDTPEDLERVRQAMR; from the coding sequence ATGAGCTTTGTGGTAATTATTCCCGCGCGCTACGCCTCGACGCGCCTCCCGGGTAAGCCGCTGGTCGACATCAACGGTAAACCGATGGTGGTGCATGTGCTGGAGCGCGCTCGCGAATCTGGCGCTGAGCGTATTATCGTTGCTACCGATAACGAAGAGGTGAGGGAGGCGGTGCAGGCGGTGGGCGGCGAAGTGTGCATGACCCGCGCGGATCATCAGTCCGGCACCGAGCGTCTTGCTGAAGTCGTTGAAAAATGTGGTTTCAGTGATGAGACAGTGATCGTTAACGTACAGGGTGATGAGCCGATGATCCCGCCGGCGATCATTCGCCAGGTCGCCGACAATCTGGCCGCGCGCCGCGATGTCGGTATGGCAACGCTGGCTGTGCCGATTGAGAGTGCAGAAGAGGCCTTCAACCCCAATGCGGTGAAAGTGGTAATGGATGCGCAGGGCTACGCGCTCTACTTCTCGCGTGCCACCATTCCGTGGGATCGCGACCGTTTTGCCGCCTCGCGTGAGACCATCGGCGACAGCTTCCTGCGTCATATCGGCATCTATGGCTATCGTGCTGGTTTTATTCGCCGCTATGTCAGCTGGCAAACCAGCCCGCTGGAGCAGATCGAGATGCTCGAGCAGTTGCGCGTGTTGTGGTACGGCGAAAGAATCCACGTCGATGTAGCAAGCGTGGTCCCCGGCACCGGCGTTGATACGCCAGAGGATCTTGAACGCGTCCGCCAGGCGATGCGTTAA
- a CDS encoding YcbJ family phosphotransferase produces MEQLRAELSHLLGEKLSRMECVSEKPDSALWTLYDSRGNPMPLMARSFTTPGLAQQLAWKISMLARSGTVRMPVVYGVMTHEEHPGPDVLLIERLRGVPVEAPARTPERWEQLKDQIVEGLLSWHRQDSHGCVGTVDSTQENIWPSWYRQRVEVLWTTLNQYQNTGLTMQDKRLLFRTRECLPALFEGFNDNCVLVHGSFNLRSMLKDARSDQLLAMVGPGIMLWAPREYELFRLVDGPQAEGLLWHYLQRAPVAESFIWRRWLYLLWDEVAQLVNTGRFNRANVDLASKSLLPWLA; encoded by the coding sequence ATGGAACAACTTCGCGCCGAACTCAGCCATCTGCTGGGAGAGAAATTAAGCCGCATGGAGTGCGTCAGTGAAAAACCTGATTCGGCGCTCTGGACGCTGTATGACAGCCGGGGAAACCCGATGCCACTGATGGCTAGAAGCTTTACCACCCCGGGGCTGGCACAACAGCTGGCGTGGAAAATCTCAATGCTCGCCCGCAGCGGCACGGTGCGCATGCCGGTGGTTTATGGCGTAATGACTCACGAAGAGCACCCCGGTCCTGACGTGTTGCTGATTGAACGTCTGCGCGGCGTGCCGGTTGAAGCACCTGCGCGCACGCCGGAGCGCTGGGAGCAGCTCAAAGATCAAATTGTTGAGGGGCTGCTCTCCTGGCATCGTCAGGATAGCCACGGCTGCGTGGGCACCGTCGACAGCACCCAGGAGAATATCTGGCCCTCCTGGTATCGTCAGCGCGTCGAAGTGCTCTGGACTACCCTCAATCAATATCAAAATACCGGCCTGACGATGCAGGATAAGCGCCTGCTGTTTCGCACCCGCGAATGCTTGCCCGCTCTGTTTGAAGGATTCAACGACAACTGCGTGTTGGTGCACGGCAGTTTTAACCTGCGCAGCATGCTGAAAGATGCCCGCAGCGATCAGCTGCTGGCGATGGTTGGCCCCGGCATTATGCTGTGGGCACCGCGAGAGTATGAACTCTTCCGCCTGGTGGATGGCCCGCAGGCGGAAGGGTTGCTGTGGCACTATTTACAGCGCGCGCCGGTTGCCGAGTCGTTTATCTGGCGGCGCTGGCTCTATCTGCTGTGGGACGAAGTGGCGCAGCTGGTGAATACCGGTCGCTTCAACCGTGCCAATGTCGATCTGGCCTCGAAATCACTGCTCCCCTGGCTGGCCTGA
- a CDS encoding winged helix-turn-helix domain-containing protein produces MSVPQLSITAARHLHLAAQGLLQKPSRRAKPEDILSTIRRMSLLQIDTINIVARSPYLVLFSRLGAFEPRWLDDALRNGELMEYWAHEACFLPREDFALVRHRMLAPDKMGWKYRQAWMQEHAAEIEQLIAHIEEHGPVRSADFEHPRKGTSGWWEWKPHKRYLEGLFTAGKVMVIERRNFQRVYDLTQRVMPQWDDVRDLLSQEQAEAIMLEKSARSLGLFRAQWLADYYRLRRPALAQALAQMQEAQTILPVNVEGLGPAWLHASLLPLLEQAQADKLTATHSAVLSPFDPVVWDRKRAEQLFGFSYRLECYTPAPKRQYGYFVLPLLHRGRLVGRMDAKMHRKTGVLEVIALFLEEGISPSLQLEKGLQRAITDFARWQGAQRITFSRLPNGLFSSSRAGLEIDAAS; encoded by the coding sequence ATGTCTGTGCCGCAACTTTCGATTACCGCCGCTCGCCATCTCCATCTCGCCGCGCAGGGTCTGCTGCAAAAACCTTCCCGACGTGCAAAACCGGAGGATATCCTCTCGACTATCCGGCGTATGTCACTGTTGCAGATCGATACCATTAATATCGTCGCCCGCAGCCCTTATCTGGTGTTGTTCAGCCGTCTCGGCGCCTTTGAGCCGCGCTGGCTGGATGATGCCCTGCGCAACGGCGAGTTGATGGAGTACTGGGCGCATGAAGCCTGCTTTCTGCCGCGCGAGGATTTTGCCCTCGTCCGTCACCGCATGCTGGCACCCGACAAAATGGGGTGGAAGTATCGCCAGGCGTGGATGCAGGAGCATGCGGCTGAGATTGAGCAGCTTATTGCACACATTGAGGAGCATGGTCCGGTGCGATCCGCTGATTTTGAACATCCGCGCAAAGGCACCAGCGGCTGGTGGGAGTGGAAACCCCATAAGCGTTATCTGGAGGGGCTGTTCACCGCCGGAAAAGTAATGGTCATTGAGCGGCGTAATTTCCAGCGCGTCTACGATCTGACGCAGCGCGTGATGCCGCAGTGGGACGATGTGCGCGATCTGCTCTCGCAGGAGCAGGCCGAAGCCATCATGCTGGAAAAGAGCGCCCGCAGCCTTGGCCTGTTCCGTGCGCAGTGGCTGGCGGATTACTATCGCCTGCGTCGCCCGGCGCTTGCTCAGGCATTGGCGCAGATGCAAGAGGCGCAAACCATATTACCGGTTAATGTCGAGGGGCTAGGACCTGCGTGGTTACACGCCTCTTTGCTGCCGCTGCTGGAACAGGCGCAGGCGGACAAACTCACCGCCACCCACAGCGCGGTGCTCTCGCCGTTCGATCCGGTGGTCTGGGATCGCAAGCGAGCGGAACAACTATTTGGCTTCAGCTACCGGCTGGAGTGTTATACCCCGGCACCGAAGCGGCAATATGGCTATTTTGTCCTGCCTTTGCTGCACCGGGGGCGGCTGGTCGGGCGGATGGATGCAAAAATGCACCGCAAAACCGGCGTGCTTGAAGTGATTGCGCTGTTTCTGGAAGAGGGCATTTCCCCGTCGCTTCAGCTGGAGAAGGGGCTACAGCGTGCGATTACCGACTTCGCGCGCTGGCAAGGTGCGCAGCGCATTACCTTTTCACGCCTGCCCAATGGCCTGTTTTCATCATCGCGTGCCGGTCTGGAGATAGACGCGGCGTCATAA